The genomic DNA TTTGATTAATGGCTTTTCAATAGGACTGAATGAATGAAGTTTGCATTAAGAGGCGCTGCTGTTTTTGATGGCTACATCACACACCAAAAATGTGCACTTCTGACACAAGGTGATTGCATTGTTTCGATCGTTCCAGAAAATAACATCCCTGAAGACTATAAGTCGATTCATTTAGACGGAGGCACAATTGCTCCTGGCTTTATTGATTTGCAGGTTAATGGTGGCGGTGGTGTGTTACTCAATAATGCACCAACGGTGGAAACATTAAATACGATGGCGGCAGGTCATGCTAAGTTTGGTGTCACTCGTATTTTACCGACGGTTATTAGTGACAAACCTAAGGTAGCGCTTAACGCGATTGAATCGGCTAAACAATGCGATAAACAACATTCAGGAATTATCGGCATTCATGTTGAAGGTCCATTTTTTAACGAAGAAAAAGCCGGAGTGCATCAATCAGAAAAGCTTAGAGTGCTTGCTGAATCGGATTGGTCGTGGATAGAGCAGCTCGCAGCGCTACCGTCCATTTTAACTCTGGCTCCTGAAAAAATAGACAACAAAGATATTCAACGAATTGATGAGTTAGGCATACGTGTTTGCGCGGGTCATACCAACGCCACCTACAGTCAAGTAGAAGAGGCCCACAAGCATGGTCTTAGCGGCTTCACACATTTGTTTAATGCTATGAGCCAGCTGCAAGGACGAGAACCCGGAGTCGTTGGAGCAGCATTATCACTTTCGCAAACATGGGCAGGGCTCATCGCCGATGGTATTCATGCACACCCGGCCTCTATGTTAGCGGCGATCAAATCAAAAGGCTATGAACATATTTTCTTAGTCAGCGACTCTATGGCGAATATAGGTACCGATAAAAAAACTTTTGAATTGTATGGCGAAATGATAGAGGAACGAGATGGCCGATTAGTAAACTCAAAAGGTAATCTCGCTGGCAGCGCTATTTCATTATTAGACGCAGTGAAGTATTGCATCAACACGTTACAACTTCCTGCTGAACAAGCACTCGCAATGGCCAGCCGAGTACCAGCCACATTCATGAAATTGAACAATCGGTATGGCACTTTTAAGCCTGGATTTACCAGCGATATTTGTTGGTTAGATAATGACTGGAACTGCGCAGGCGTTTGGCGCGCCGGCCAAAAAATATAGAGTTACCATAACTTATGAGAGTAGTTATTTTAGAAAATGCAAAAGCGGTTGCAAACTTTGGGGCAGATAAAATTGCATCGCTCATAAAAACTAAGCCTCAATGTACTTTAGGGCTGGCGACCGGCAGCACGCCCATTAAGTTGTATCAACAACTCATAGAGCAATACAAATCTCAGCAACTTTCATTTAGTGACGTATCAACATTTAACTTAGATGAGTACCTAGGTTTAGACGGTTTACACCCACAAAGTTACCGCTACTTTATGAATGAAAATTTATTTGACCACATAGATATAGATAAAAGAAATACCTATGTTCCCATTGGCAACACCAGCCACCCTGATCAAGCTTGTTTTGAGTTTGAGCAAACGTTAAAAAGCAAAGGCGGCGTTGATCTTCAGTTGCTGGGGATAGGTAGAAACGGCCACATTGGTTTTAACGAACCAAGCTCTAGTTTGACCAGTCGCACTCGTGTAAAAACGTTAACTGAAGACACCATAAACGCGAATAAACGTTTTTTTAAGAAGGAAGAGTTTCAGCCCCATTTAGCGATCACGATGGGCATCGGCACAATTTCAGAAGCAAGGGAAGTGTTACTTCTCGCAACTGGGTATGATAAAGCCGATGCCATTCAGAATGCCGTTGAAGGACCACTTGCCGCTCGATGCCCAGCTTCTATTTTACAATTACACCCAAATGTCACCTTTGTTATCGATGAAAAAGCCGCGCAGAAATTACAAGATATTGCATTTTATAAACATATTGAGCGTGAGAATATGAGATTGAAAGAAAGAACGGCGCGTTAAGCGCCGCTTGTTTCGGGTAAGGTCAAAAGATGAGCTACTCGTTTTTCGAACTCGCAGCCCATAGCGCCAAACTAGCAACTATTTTTTATACCCATCTGGGTTCTGACTTTGCCAGCGCCATGAATCTTTCATCATTTGTTCTAGCCCTCGGCTAGCTTCCCAGCCTAGTGTTTCCTTTGCAAAGCTTGCATCGGCATAACAGCAAGCAATATCGCCTGGGCGACGAGCGACAATTTTAAAAGGCACTTCTTTTTGTGACGCTTGCTCAAATGCTTTAACCATGTCGAGTACGCTGTAGCCTTGCCCAGTTCCCAAACTATAAGCGACACAACCCTCTTGCTTATCTAAATGATCCAAAGCTTTTAAGTGACCACTGGCAAGATCAACCACGTGTATATAATCGCGAACTCCGGTGCCATCTGGCGTGTTGTAATCATCACCAAAAACGGAGAGTTGCTCGCGCTTGCCAATAGCGACTTGTGCAATAAAAGGCAAAAGATTATTCGGTATACCGTTAGGGTCTTCCCCAATGCGGCCACTTTCATGTGCGCCGACGGGGTTAAAGTAACGCAATAACGCAATTTTCCACTGCGAATCTGAAGCGGCTAAATCTCGACAGATATCTTCGACCATTAACTTTGAACGGCCGTATGGGTTTGTCGCACTTAACGGGAAATCTTCTTTAATAGGCACTGTGTGTGGATCGCCGTAAACCGTGGCCGATGAACTAAACACAAATTTAAAAATGTTAAACTGCTTCATCACCTGCAGTAAATTAACTGTGCCCCATACATTGTTTTCATAATAATCTAGCGGGATCTCTGTGCTTTCGCCGACGGCTTTTAAACCAGCAAAATGAATAACCGATTCAATAGTATGCTGTTGAAATACTCGCTCCAACACGGCTTTGTCTCGAATATCACCTTCTATCAGCGTCACAGCTTTGCCTGTGATGTCTTTCACACGATTCAATGATTCGGCTGAACTGTTAGAAAAGTTATCTAATACAACCACCGATTGACCGGCCTGTAATAGCTCTAAAACGGTATGGCTGCCGATATAACCTGCGCCACCTGTCACTAACACTGCCATAAAATGCTCCTTGTTTTATGATTCCATAGCTTAACTTTGAAAACGATATCAGGCAAATTAATCACCCTCAGCTTATTCTGTAAGAGGCGCAACGCTTAGCCGCACAAAGGCACGCCACTTTTCCGACTGCCAACGAATAATCATTATAATGCCTCGTGCCCATTCGTCCATGGCCACCCCGAGCCAAACACCGAGAACGCCTAGCCCCCAGTGAATACCAAAAAGATAGCTGAACAACACGCCCACTCCCCACATACTTAGGATGCCCATTTTTACAGGAAACATAACATCGCCAGTGCCTTTTAATGCGGAAATAACAATGAGATTTAGTGCTCTGGCAGGTTCTAATGCTAAAGCTGCTATTAAAAGTACTCCAATTAACTTAACGGTTTCTGGGTCTTCAGTGAAATAACCTGCGATAGGTTCGCGCGCTGCAATGAACATAACAACCAAAAGGGTTGAGACAGTAATCCCAACTTGCCAGTACCGATGTACGTTTGCTTTAAGCTCATCAAAGCGACTCTGCCCCACAAAATAAGAAGCCATAATTTGCGCGCCGTTACCCAATGACATTGCAAACACAAATACAAATCTTGATAAGTTCTGTGCAATTGCTACGGCAGCCAGAGCCGCCGTGCCAAACCCCGCCACCATAAACATGATGGCAAGCTGCGCTAAGTTATAAGAAAGCCCTTCACCCGCATTAGGTAAGCCTAATCTTAATATTTCTTTAAAGCGCACAAAATCAAGCTTAAAGCTGCTTCGAATAGAAAACCCGATATTGTGGTGGCGAACGATCCACCAACACAGCAACGCACCAACTAACTGACTAAAAACTGTTGAAATAGCAACACCAACGACACCAAATACGGGTAACCCCATGAATCCAAATAAAGCGATATAATTTCCGATTACATTCAGCGCACCGGAAATTAATTGAATAGCCATGGGCGACTTACTAAAGCCATGCGCGCGTAAAACGGTTGAGAAGTAGATACTCAATGATAAGCCAACCGATAGACCGCCGGTAATCGTTAAGTATTGCAAAGCAAAAATATGGACCTGAGGCTCTAATCGATATAGCAGCAACAAGGGCTCTGCACCTAAGTAGAATCCTAGGCCAATGATCGCCGCCATAATTAACGCTAATAAAAAACCGACGTGTGAAAATGCTAATGCTTCTGAACGATTCTTTGCGCCAAGGTTCTGCCCTATTAAAATGGCGCAGCCAGAAGAAATGATCATATAGGCAATCACCATAAAAAAGACAAAGTGCCCAGTTAGCCCCACCGCAGCCACCGCCTCTTCTGAGAACCGCGCTAACATCACGACATCAATCGTCATCATACTCATGCGTAACAAATGCTCGATAAAAATCGGCCAAACGATGGTGCGGATATTCATGCGGTTATCTAATGAAGATGTGGGCAAGGTAAAGCCTTTTTTTAAGCTGCAAGTTTGTAGCTTCAAGTTAGAAGCGGGTGAAAAGACGATTATAGCATGGTTGATTGTTCTGAGCTGCGGGCTTCGGGTTAGTTAAAAACATTTAAGCCTTCGCGGCTTCGCTTTGCTTTGCGCGCTCCTACTTGATTGCGGTGCTTAAGGTTAGCTTTGGTGGGTGGCTTTGCTGGAGTGGGCATCTGAGCCAAGGATGGCGAAGTTGAGCGGCGCAAGGATGCGCGAACAGCGACCCGCGGATGTAAAGCCAGCCACCAAAGCGGGTTGTGGTTTTATGTTTTAGGCTGCGGGCTTCGGGCTGCGGGTTAGGTCAAAACATTTAAACCTTCGCGGCTTCGCTTTGCTTTGCGCGCTCCTACTTGATTGCGGTGCTTAAGGTTAGCTTTGGTGGGTGGCTTTGCTGGAGCGGGCATCTGAGCCAAGGATGGCGAAGTTGAGCGGCGCAAGGATGCGCGAACAGCGACCCGCGGAAGTAAAGCCAGCCACCAAAGCGGGTTGTGGTTTTATGTTTTAGGCTGCGGGCTGCGGGCTGCAGGCTGCAGGCTGCAGGCTAGGTCAAAATATTTAACAATCGCGGCTTTGCTGGCAAAGATAGCGGCCATAAAAAAACCCGCACGAGGCGGGTTTTTAGGATCAATCGTACGATTATGCTAAAGAAGCTTTCGCTTGCTCTGCAATCGCTGCAAATACAGCTTTATCGTGTACAGCAATGTCTGCTAGTACTTTACGGTCGATCTCGATGTCTGCCTTTTTAAGACCGTTAATGAACTTGCTGTAAGACAAGCCATTTACACGAGCTTCGGCATTAATTCGAGCAATCCACAACGCGCGGAACTGACGCTTACGCTGACGACGGTCACGGTAAGCATACTGACCTGCTTTGATAACCGCTTGCTTAGCTACACGGAAAACTCGTGAACGAGCACCATAGTAACCTTTTGCTAACTTTAAAATTTTCTTGTGACGCTTACGAGCCACTACACCGCGTTTAACACGTGCCATAATTTAATTCTCCTAATAAAAAGCGGTTTAGATGTAAGGAAGCATACGCTTAATAAGCGGCTTATCTGCATCTGCAATTTGCAACATTCCACGCAATTGGCGGATACGCTTACTGCTTTTCTTAGTTAGAATATGGCTACGGTGCGACTGCTTGTGTTTAAAGCCGTTCGCAGTTTTTCTGAAACGCTTTTTAGCGCTCGAATTACTTTTCATCTTTGGCATTTTCAATCTCCAGATTTACTTCATTTACCGTTTCACATTCGTTAGCGGGTGTTTCAGTTACCCTACTTTGCCCCGAAGTTACCGGTTGCCTTTAAAACTAAAAAACGGCTGTCCGAAGACGGCCGTTTTGCTAAACCAGCGGTTGCCCACTGGGTTTACAGCTTTTTGAGCTGTAAATTACTTCTTCTTAGAAGGCGCTAAGACCATGGTTAACTGTCGACCTTCCATTTTAGGACGTAATTCAACAGTTGCATAATCTTCCAAGTCGGTTTCTACGCGCTTCAACAACTCCATTCCGAGTTCTTGATGGGCCATTTCACGGCCACGGAAGCGTAAAGTGATCTTGGTTTTATTGCCTTCTTCAAGGAAACGGATCAGGTTACGTAACTTAACGTTATAGTCACCAATGTCCGTATTCGGGCGGAATTTAATTTCCTTAACCTGTACTTGAGACTGCTTCTTCTTCGCGGCGGCTTTAGACTTTTTCTCTTCATAGAGTTTTTTGCCCAAATCCATGATTTTAGCCACGATTGGATCGGCGTTAGAGATTTGAACTAGCTCTAACCCCGCAGCTTTAGCTAGGTTTATCGCCTCATCTAAAGGTGTAATACCAAGCTGCTCTCCAGTTTCAGAAATTAAACGAACTTCCGCTGCTTCGATCTGGTCATTAATGACGTGTCGGCTATTAGCTTTAGCCGCTCTCGCGTTGCGTTTTATAACTTATTCTCCGTTCTGGTTAATAATTCTACCTTTACGAGCCACATCGGCACGTAATAGGTCGCTAAATTCATCGTAAGTCATTACACCAAGGTCTTCACCTTCGCGTGTACGAACAGCAACCTTACCGTTCTCGACTTCTTTGTCTCCAATTACAATTAAGTAAGGGACACGCTGAATTGTATGCTCGCGGATTTTAAAGCCGATCTTCTCATTTCTCAAGTCAGCTTTGGCTCTAAAACCATCTTTTTCGAGTTTTTCGGCGATTAATTGCACATTTTCTGCCTGAGCATCGGTAATATTGCAAATAACCGCCTGCGTTGGCGCTAACCAAGCGGGCATTGCACCTGCATATTGCTCGATTAAAATGCCAATGAATCGCTCGAAGCTACCTACTATAGCACGATGAAGCATCACTGGCGTCTGTCTTTCGCCATGCTCATCAACAAATTGTGCATCTAAACGGCCTGGCATTGAGAAATCGACCTGAATCGTACCGCACTGCCACAACCTACCAAGGCTATCTTTAAGTGTAAACTCAATTTTAGGGCCGTAAAAGGCACCTTCACCTGGTAAAATTGACCACTCTTTGCCAGTAGCATCAAGGGCTTCTTTTAAAGCGGCTTCTGCTTTATCCCATACAGCATCATCACCCACACGCTGTTCAGGGCGAGTAGATAGCTTGAGGATGTAATCGTCGTAGCCAAAGTCTTTATAAACTTCGTCTAGCATACCAATAAATGATGACACTTCCGATTGAATCTGATCTTCAGCACAGAAGATGTGTGCATCGTCCTGTACAAATCCACGTACACGCATAATGCCGTGCAACGCGCCAGAGGCTTCATCTCGGTGGCAAGAACCAAACTCCGCTAAACGCAACGGTAAATCACGGTAGCTCTTTAAGCCTTGGTTAAACACCTGTACGTGACAAGGACAGTTCATTGGCTTCACGGCGTTATCACGAGATTCGCTGTGCGTCGTGAACATGCTGTCTTGGAATTTATCCCAATGACCAGAACGCTCCCACAAAGATCGGTCAACGATCATTGGCGTTTTAATTTCATCGTAGCCATGCTTGCGCTGTTTCTCACGCATGTATTGCTCGATTACTTGATAAATAGTCCAGCCATTAGGGTGCCAAAATACCATGCCCGGTGCGTCTTCTTGCAAATGGAAGAGATCGAGTTTTTTACCAATTTTACGGTGGTCACGCTTTTCGGCTTCTTCTAAGAAGTTTAAATGTGCTTTTAATTGCTTTTTATCGGCCCATGCCGTGCCATAAATACGCTGTAACTGCTTATTTTGGCTATCGCCACGCCAGTAGGCACCAGATATACGCATTAGTTTAAAGAACTGACAGAACTTCATGTTTGGCACATGCGGGCCACGGCACATATCAACGTACTCTTCGTGATGATACAAACCAGGGCGATCATCTTTGCTGATATTTTGCTCTAAGATTTCTTTTTTGTAAGGCTCATCACGCTCGGTGAAAACGTCGTGCGCTTCTTGCCAGCTGACGGCTTTTTTCACAACCTGATAGTTGGTTTTAGCCAACTTCATCATGTGTTTTTCAAGCGCGTCTAAATCTTCCTCAGTGAGGCGGTGCTCCATATCGATATCGTAATAGAAGCCGTTTTCAATGGTTGGACCAATCGCCATTTTGGCATCTGGATACAACTGCTTGATAGCATGACCGATTAAATGCGCACAAGAGTGACGGATAATTTCTAAGCCATCGTCATCTTTCGGCGTGATAATTTGAATATCGGAATCTTCGGTCACTAAATCACATGCATCAACACGCTCACCATTAATACGGCCGGCTAACGTATTGCGCGCCAAAC from Reinekea marina includes the following:
- the rplT gene encoding 50S ribosomal protein L20; amino-acid sequence: MARVKRGVVARKRHKKILKLAKGYYGARSRVFRVAKQAVIKAGQYAYRDRRQRKRQFRALWIARINAEARVNGLSYSKFINGLKKADIEIDRKVLADIAVHDKAVFAAIAEQAKASLA
- the nagA gene encoding N-acetylglucosamine-6-phosphate deacetylase — translated: MKFALRGAAVFDGYITHQKCALLTQGDCIVSIVPENNIPEDYKSIHLDGGTIAPGFIDLQVNGGGGVLLNNAPTVETLNTMAAGHAKFGVTRILPTVISDKPKVALNAIESAKQCDKQHSGIIGIHVEGPFFNEEKAGVHQSEKLRVLAESDWSWIEQLAALPSILTLAPEKIDNKDIQRIDELGIRVCAGHTNATYSQVEEAHKHGLSGFTHLFNAMSQLQGREPGVVGAALSLSQTWAGLIADGIHAHPASMLAAIKSKGYEHIFLVSDSMANIGTDKKTFELYGEMIEERDGRLVNSKGNLAGSAISLLDAVKYCINTLQLPAEQALAMASRVPATFMKLNNRYGTFKPGFTSDICWLDNDWNCAGVWRAGQKI
- the thrS gene encoding threonine--tRNA ligase, with protein sequence MQIAEDIGPGLARNTLAGRINGERVDACDLVTEDSDIQIITPKDDDGLEIIRHSCAHLIGHAIKQLYPDAKMAIGPTIENGFYYDIDMEHRLTEEDLDALEKHMMKLAKTNYQVVKKAVSWQEAHDVFTERDEPYKKEILEQNISKDDRPGLYHHEEYVDMCRGPHVPNMKFCQFFKLMRISGAYWRGDSQNKQLQRIYGTAWADKKQLKAHLNFLEEAEKRDHRKIGKKLDLFHLQEDAPGMVFWHPNGWTIYQVIEQYMREKQRKHGYDEIKTPMIVDRSLWERSGHWDKFQDSMFTTHSESRDNAVKPMNCPCHVQVFNQGLKSYRDLPLRLAEFGSCHRDEASGALHGIMRVRGFVQDDAHIFCAEDQIQSEVSSFIGMLDEVYKDFGYDDYILKLSTRPEQRVGDDAVWDKAEAALKEALDATGKEWSILPGEGAFYGPKIEFTLKDSLGRLWQCGTIQVDFSMPGRLDAQFVDEHGERQTPVMLHRAIVGSFERFIGILIEQYAGAMPAWLAPTQAVICNITDAQAENVQLIAEKLEKDGFRAKADLRNEKIGFKIREHTIQRVPYLIVIGDKEVENGKVAVRTREGEDLGVMTYDEFSDLLRADVARKGRIINQNGE
- the rpmI gene encoding 50S ribosomal protein L35 — protein: MPKMKSNSSAKKRFRKTANGFKHKQSHRSHILTKKSSKRIRQLRGMLQIADADKPLIKRMLPYI
- the infC gene encoding translation initiation factor IF-3, producing MKRNARAAKANSRHVINDQIEAAEVRLISETGEQLGITPLDEAINLAKAAGLELVQISNADPIVAKIMDLGKKLYEEKKSKAAAKKKQSQVQVKEIKFRPNTDIGDYNVKLRNLIRFLEEGNKTKITLRFRGREMAHQELGMELLKRVETDLEDYATVELRPKMEGRQLTMVLAPSKKK
- the nagB gene encoding glucosamine-6-phosphate deaminase, which codes for MRVVILENAKAVANFGADKIASLIKTKPQCTLGLATGSTPIKLYQQLIEQYKSQQLSFSDVSTFNLDEYLGLDGLHPQSYRYFMNENLFDHIDIDKRNTYVPIGNTSHPDQACFEFEQTLKSKGGVDLQLLGIGRNGHIGFNEPSSSLTSRTRVKTLTEDTINANKRFFKKEEFQPHLAITMGIGTISEAREVLLLATGYDKADAIQNAVEGPLAARCPASILQLHPNVTFVIDEKAAQKLQDIAFYKHIERENMRLKERTAR
- a CDS encoding MATE family efflux transporter, with the translated sequence MPTSSLDNRMNIRTIVWPIFIEHLLRMSMMTIDVVMLARFSEEAVAAVGLTGHFVFFMVIAYMIISSGCAILIGQNLGAKNRSEALAFSHVGFLLALIMAAIIGLGFYLGAEPLLLLYRLEPQVHIFALQYLTITGGLSVGLSLSIYFSTVLRAHGFSKSPMAIQLISGALNVIGNYIALFGFMGLPVFGVVGVAISTVFSQLVGALLCWWIVRHHNIGFSIRSSFKLDFVRFKEILRLGLPNAGEGLSYNLAQLAIMFMVAGFGTAALAAVAIAQNLSRFVFVFAMSLGNGAQIMASYFVGQSRFDELKANVHRYWQVGITVSTLLVVMFIAAREPIAGYFTEDPETVKLIGVLLIAALALEPARALNLIVISALKGTGDVMFPVKMGILSMWGVGVLFSYLFGIHWGLGVLGVWLGVAMDEWARGIIMIIRWQSEKWRAFVRLSVAPLTE
- the galE gene encoding UDP-glucose 4-epimerase GalE, producing the protein MAVLVTGGAGYIGSHTVLELLQAGQSVVVLDNFSNSSAESLNRVKDITGKAVTLIEGDIRDKAVLERVFQQHTIESVIHFAGLKAVGESTEIPLDYYENNVWGTVNLLQVMKQFNIFKFVFSSSATVYGDPHTVPIKEDFPLSATNPYGRSKLMVEDICRDLAASDSQWKIALLRYFNPVGAHESGRIGEDPNGIPNNLLPFIAQVAIGKREQLSVFGDDYNTPDGTGVRDYIHVVDLASGHLKALDHLDKQEGCVAYSLGTGQGYSVLDMVKAFEQASQKEVPFKIVARRPGDIACCYADASFAKETLGWEASRGLEQMMKDSWRWQSQNPDGYKK